The proteins below are encoded in one region of Deferribacter autotrophicus:
- the rplL gene encoding 50S ribosomal protein L7/L12: protein MSITKEQVIEFIENMSVLELAEFVKELEEKFGVSAAAPVAMVAGVPGAAGGAEAAAEEKTEFDVILQSAGDKKVQVIKVVREITGLGLKEAKALVDGAPKPVKEGVSKEEAEQIKTKLEEAGATVEIK, encoded by the coding sequence ATGTCTATTACAAAGGAACAAGTAATTGAATTTATTGAAAATATGTCTGTTTTGGAATTGGCTGAGTTTGTAAAAGAGCTTGAAGAGAAATTTGGTGTTTCTGCTGCAGCACCTGTTGCAATGGTTGCAGGTGTACCAGGTGCAGCTGGTGGTGCTGAAGCAGCTGCTGAAGAAAAGACAGAATTTGATGTAATTCTTCAAAGTGCTGGAGATAAGAAAGTGCAAGTTATCAAAGTTGTTAGAGAGATTACAGGTCTTGGTCTTAAAGAAGCTAAAGCTCTTGTTGATGGTGCACCAAAACCAGTTAAAGAAGGCGTTTCTAAAGAAGAAGCAGAGCAAATCAAAACTAAGCTTGAAGAAGCTGGCGCAACTGTTGAAATCAAGTAA
- a CDS encoding universal stress protein: MVDIKKILCPVDFSETSRFALRYAIDFARVFDAELEIFHVIFDETQIVAFYLPQVTFQNFDKELEEAAKKEMDKLIDDFSALNEIKYSTKFAKGTPFLEIINEAKENKFDMIVIGTHGRSGLEHVLFGSTAEKVVRKSPCPVFSVRLKEHKFVMP, encoded by the coding sequence ATGGTGGATATTAAAAAAATCTTATGTCCGGTTGATTTTTCTGAAACCTCAAGATTTGCATTAAGATATGCCATTGATTTTGCAAGGGTTTTTGATGCTGAGCTTGAGATTTTCCATGTGATTTTTGATGAAACCCAGATTGTAGCGTTTTATCTTCCACAAGTGACTTTTCAAAACTTTGATAAAGAACTTGAGGAAGCTGCTAAGAAAGAGATGGACAAACTAATTGATGATTTTTCGGCTTTAAATGAGATAAAATACAGTACTAAATTTGCGAAAGGTACACCATTTTTAGAGATAATAAATGAAGCTAAAGAGAATAAGTTTGACATGATTGTAATAGGAACACATGGAAGGTCAGGTCTTGAGCATGTGTTATTTGGATCCACTGCGGAGAAAGTAGTAAGAAAATCACCATGTCCGGTGTTTTCTGTCAGACTTAAGGAGCATAAATTTGTGATGCCTTAA
- the rplK gene encoding 50S ribosomal protein L11: protein MAKKVLGQIKLQIPAGKANPSPPVGPALGQRGVNIMEFCKAFNAATQNMGDVTVPVIITVYEDRSFTFITKTPPVSELIKKELKVEKGSSNPKRDKIGKLTKEQLRKIAEIKLPDLNTKDIEKAMKIVAGSARSMGVETEL from the coding sequence ATGGCAAAAAAAGTGTTAGGACAAATTAAGTTACAGATACCTGCAGGCAAAGCAAATCCATCACCACCTGTAGGTCCTGCTTTGGGTCAGCGTGGTGTTAATATTATGGAATTTTGTAAAGCATTTAATGCTGCTACTCAAAATATGGGTGATGTAACTGTTCCTGTTATTATCACCGTATATGAGGATAGAAGCTTTACCTTTATAACTAAAACACCACCTGTATCAGAGCTTATTAAAAAAGAGTTAAAAGTAGAAAAGGGTTCAAGTAACCCAAAAAGAGATAAGATTGGTAAGCTTACAAAGGAACAGCTCAGAAAAATTGCTGAGATTAAACTGCCTGACTTGAATACAAAAGATATTGAAAAGGCAATGAAAATTGTTGCAGGTTCTGCAAGAAGTATGGGTGTTGAAACTGAATTATAA
- the nusG gene encoding transcription termination/antitermination protein NusG, giving the protein MAKQWYVVHTYSGFEKRVKQLLEEKVKNLGIEDQIDEVLIPTEDVIELKKGKKKVSKKRTFPGYILVHMEMNTKNWHIVKSVPKVTGFVGGINPVPIPEQDVKAMLDLVKAQAPRLASKFIKGDKVEVIDGPFQGFTGVIEEVNPEKEKVKVIVSIFGRQTPIELDFLQVKRIG; this is encoded by the coding sequence ATGGCTAAGCAATGGTATGTAGTGCATACGTATTCCGGGTTTGAGAAAAGAGTAAAACAGCTTCTTGAGGAAAAGGTAAAAAATCTAGGTATTGAAGATCAAATAGATGAAGTGTTGATCCCTACTGAAGATGTAATTGAGCTTAAGAAGGGTAAGAAAAAAGTAAGTAAGAAGAGGACTTTTCCTGGTTATATTCTTGTTCATATGGAGATGAATACAAAAAACTGGCACATTGTTAAAAGTGTTCCAAAAGTTACGGGGTTTGTTGGAGGTATAAATCCTGTTCCTATCCCAGAACAGGATGTGAAAGCAATGCTTGACCTTGTGAAAGCCCAAGCTCCAAGGCTTGCATCTAAATTTATTAAAGGTGATAAAGTTGAAGTTATTGATGGGCCATTCCAGGGCTTTACAGGGGTAATTGAAGAGGTTAATCCAGAGAAAGAAAAAGTTAAGGTTATTGTTAGTATCTTTGGTAGGCAAACACCTATTGAACTGGATTTCTTACAGGTTAAAAGAATCGGTTAG
- the rpoB gene encoding DNA-directed RNA polymerase subunit beta, translating to MENIIKPIERFNFSKIKKVLEVPDLLEVQKKSYAEFLQMDKDPSEREDKGLEAVFKEVFPITDFNEMSVLEYVSYSIESPKYTPREALDRNTTYAAPLKVRVRLVNYDIDENTGEKFVVSAKESDVYLCDIPLMTERGTFVINGVERVIVNQLHRSPGIFFEDTTADKSVVEKHLYSARIIPYRGSWIDFEFDNKDVMHVRIDKKRKIIVTTLLKALGYTDKDILEAFYETEKVFINDEGMFIEFDPEKVLGRRFSLDIKDEFGEIIVKANHKITKAARRRLVNAGIKFIPVTFDDISDTFIAEDIINEDGEIIAEVNQKITEELLDQIKAEGINEFETLYIDRSTYDSVIRDILEIDKTSNREEALLEIYKKMRPGEPASIETAEAFFENLFFNPKRYDLSKVGRLKINKRLGLDLPLEHTVLTKEDILETVKTLDKIRRGLDTIDDIDHLGHRRVRAVGEQLQNFIRIGLTRMEKTVRERMSIQDVDELTPQDLLNAKPLSATIKEFFGSYQLSQFMDQTNPLSEITHKRRLSALGPGGLNRERAGFEVRDVHTSHYGRICPIETPEGPNIGLITSLTTYARVNEFGFIETPYRKVVDGKVTDEVVYLSAIEEEEYYIAQANAPLNEDGTFVREYVAARHKGEFVTVPASSIQYMDVAPMQIVSVSSSLIPFLEHDDANRALMGSNMQRQAVPLVRTDAPIVGTGMERKVAVDSGAVVVAKNAGIVEYVDARKIVIRYEKGDNDFGIDTYELIKYKRSNQDTCINYKPIVKKGQYVDKGQVIADGPATDRGDLALGRNVVVAFMPWMGYNYEDSILVNERLVKEDAFTSIHVEIFEIEARDTKLGPEEITRDIPNVSDEALKDLDESGIIRIGAYVKEGDILVGKVTPKGESQTTPEEKLLRAIFGEKAGDVKDASLRVPPGIRGTVIDVQVLTRRGVEKDERTELIESSEYEAIKRDYEQEVAIIEEGRKQKIIKLLTGKKLIEDFVGDDITLKEGTILTEDILKSLDYTSLSMLPIENKAEFDEKLSQLNLIYFDRIKRAEEKFKDRKKKIEKGDELPAGVLKQVRVYVAIKRKLMVGDKMAGRHGNKGVISRILPEEDMPYLPDGTPVDIVLNPLGVPSRMNVGQILETHLGIAAKALGLYIATPVFDGAKESDIKEMLRKAGLQEDGQTVLYDGRTGEPFDQEVTVGVMYMLKLHHLVETKIHARSTGPYSLVTQQPLGGKAQFGGQRLGEMEVWALEGYGAAYLLQEMLTVKSDDVEGRTKVYEAIVNGNYSYKPGLPESFNVLIKELQGLALDVELIKSEDLEKESNE from the coding sequence ATGGAAAATATCATTAAACCTATAGAGAGGTTTAATTTTTCAAAAATTAAAAAGGTTTTAGAAGTACCTGACCTTTTAGAAGTACAAAAAAAATCGTATGCTGAATTTTTACAGATGGATAAAGATCCTAGTGAGCGTGAAGATAAAGGACTTGAGGCTGTTTTTAAAGAGGTTTTCCCTATTACTGACTTTAATGAGATGTCTGTGCTTGAATATGTGAGTTATTCCATTGAGAGTCCAAAGTATACTCCTAGGGAAGCTTTAGATAGAAATACAACTTATGCTGCACCTTTAAAAGTTAGGGTAAGACTTGTTAATTATGATATAGATGAGAATACAGGTGAGAAATTCGTAGTTTCAGCAAAAGAATCTGATGTTTATTTGTGTGATATTCCTCTTATGACTGAAAGGGGAACATTTGTTATAAATGGAGTTGAAAGAGTAATTGTTAATCAATTACATAGGTCTCCTGGTATATTCTTTGAGGATACAACTGCAGATAAAAGTGTTGTTGAAAAACATTTATACAGTGCGAGAATAATTCCTTATAGAGGTTCATGGATAGATTTTGAATTTGATAATAAAGATGTAATGCATGTTAGAATTGATAAAAAGAGAAAGATTATTGTTACTACTCTGTTAAAGGCTCTAGGGTATACTGATAAAGATATTCTTGAAGCTTTTTATGAAACTGAAAAAGTATTTATTAATGATGAGGGGATGTTTATAGAATTTGACCCTGAGAAAGTGTTAGGGAGGAGATTCTCATTAGATATTAAAGATGAATTTGGCGAGATAATAGTTAAAGCAAATCACAAAATAACAAAAGCTGCAAGAAGAAGATTAGTGAATGCTGGGATTAAATTTATCCCAGTTACTTTTGATGACATTTCTGATACCTTTATTGCTGAAGATATTATAAATGAAGATGGTGAAATTATTGCAGAAGTAAACCAAAAGATAACAGAGGAGCTTCTGGATCAAATAAAAGCTGAAGGTATCAATGAATTCGAAACACTTTATATTGATAGAAGTACATATGACTCTGTAATTCGTGATATTCTTGAAATAGATAAAACTTCTAATAGAGAAGAGGCTCTTCTTGAAATTTATAAGAAAATGAGGCCCGGTGAGCCTGCATCCATAGAAACTGCTGAAGCATTTTTCGAGAATCTCTTCTTTAATCCGAAAAGGTATGATTTATCAAAAGTTGGAAGGCTCAAAATAAATAAAAGATTAGGTTTAGATTTACCTTTAGAGCATACGGTTTTAACGAAAGAAGATATTTTGGAAACTGTTAAAACTCTTGATAAGATCCGTAGAGGGCTCGATACGATAGATGATATCGATCATTTAGGACATAGAAGGGTTAGAGCTGTTGGAGAACAGTTGCAGAATTTTATCAGAATCGGTTTAACTAGAATGGAGAAAACTGTAAGAGAGAGGATGAGTATTCAGGATGTGGATGAACTTACTCCACAAGATCTTCTCAACGCAAAACCTCTCTCAGCTACCATAAAGGAATTTTTTGGAAGTTATCAGCTTTCTCAATTTATGGATCAAACAAACCCACTTAGTGAAATTACACATAAGAGAAGATTGTCTGCTTTGGGTCCTGGTGGTTTAAATAGAGAGAGAGCAGGGTTTGAAGTAAGGGACGTACATACATCACATTATGGTAGAATATGTCCAATTGAAACACCTGAAGGTCCAAACATTGGTCTCATCACTTCATTGACTACTTATGCAAGGGTTAATGAGTTTGGTTTTATAGAAACTCCATATAGAAAAGTTGTGGATGGAAAAGTTACTGATGAGGTTGTGTATCTATCTGCTATAGAAGAAGAGGAATATTATATTGCGCAAGCTAATGCCCCATTAAATGAAGATGGTACCTTTGTTAGGGAGTATGTAGCTGCAAGACATAAAGGTGAGTTTGTAACAGTACCTGCAAGTAGTATTCAGTATATGGACGTTGCCCCTATGCAGATTGTTTCTGTATCAAGTTCGCTTATACCATTCCTTGAACATGACGATGCGAACAGGGCATTGATGGGTTCTAACATGCAACGTCAAGCTGTTCCTCTCGTTAGGACAGATGCTCCAATAGTAGGTACTGGAATGGAAAGAAAAGTTGCCGTGGACTCTGGGGCTGTTGTTGTTGCTAAAAATGCTGGTATTGTGGAGTATGTTGACGCAAGAAAAATTGTTATACGATATGAGAAAGGTGATAATGATTTTGGAATAGATACATATGAACTTATTAAGTATAAAAGATCCAACCAGGATACATGTATAAATTACAAGCCTATAGTTAAGAAAGGTCAGTATGTTGATAAAGGACAAGTAATTGCTGATGGTCCAGCTACTGATAGAGGGGATTTAGCTTTAGGTAGAAACGTTGTTGTAGCGTTCATGCCTTGGATGGGTTACAACTATGAGGACTCTATTCTTGTCAATGAAAGACTTGTTAAAGAAGATGCATTTACATCAATTCATGTGGAAATTTTTGAGATAGAAGCAAGAGATACAAAGCTTGGACCTGAGGAAATTACACGAGACATACCAAATGTAAGTGATGAAGCTCTCAAAGATTTGGATGAAAGTGGTATCATCAGAATTGGTGCATATGTAAAAGAAGGTGATATACTTGTAGGTAAAGTAACACCAAAAGGCGAGTCACAGACTACTCCAGAAGAGAAGTTGTTGAGGGCAATTTTTGGGGAAAAAGCTGGTGATGTAAAAGATGCGTCATTGAGGGTGCCACCTGGTATAAGGGGTACTGTTATAGATGTGCAAGTATTGACAAGAAGAGGCGTTGAAAAGGATGAGAGAACAGAGTTAATAGAATCATCTGAGTATGAAGCAATTAAGAGAGATTACGAGCAAGAAGTTGCAATTATTGAGGAAGGAAGAAAACAAAAGATAATTAAGCTTCTTACAGGTAAAAAACTTATAGAAGATTTTGTGGGTGATGATATTACCCTAAAAGAAGGAACTATATTAACTGAAGATATTTTAAAAAGCCTTGATTATACATCACTGAGTATGCTCCCAATAGAGAATAAGGCGGAGTTTGATGAAAAGTTATCTCAGTTAAATTTAATTTACTTCGATAGAATCAAAAGGGCTGAAGAGAAATTTAAAGATAGGAAGAAGAAGATAGAAAAAGGTGATGAACTTCCTGCTGGTGTATTAAAGCAGGTGAGAGTATATGTGGCGATAAAAAGGAAACTAATGGTGGGCGACAAAATGGCTGGTCGCCATGGTAACAAGGGTGTTATTTCAAGAATACTGCCTGAAGAAGATATGCCATATCTTCCTGATGGTACTCCTGTTGACATAGTGCTTAACCCACTTGGTGTTCCATCTCGTATGAACGTTGGGCAGATACTTGAAACACATCTTGGTATAGCTGCAAAAGCATTGGGATTATACATAGCAACACCAGTTTTTGATGGTGCTAAAGAGAGTGATATAAAAGAGATGCTTAGAAAAGCTGGATTGCAAGAAGATGGACAAACAGTGCTTTATGATGGAAGAACTGGAGAACCATTTGATCAGGAAGTGACTGTAGGTGTAATGTATATGCTTAAACTTCACCATTTGGTTGAGACAAAAATACATGCGAGATCAACTGGTCCATACTCCCTCGTAACACAACAACCATTGGGTGGTAAAGCACAGTTTGGTGGTCAAAGGCTTGGTGAGATGGAGGTATGGGCACTTGAAGGTTATGGTGCTGCATACTTGTTACAAGAAATGTTAACAGTTAAATCTGATGATGTGGAAGGTAGAACTAAGGTTTATGAAGCTATAGTTAATGGTAATTATTCATATAAACCTGGTTTACCTGAATCATTTAATGTGCTTATAAAAGAATTACAGGGGCTTGCTCTTGATGTGGAACTAATTAAGAGTGAAGACCTTGAAAAAGAAAGTAATGAATAA
- the secE gene encoding preprotein translocase subunit SecE yields the protein MEKLKKFIQEVKEELKKVVWPTKNETIQITVVVVVMVILVSAFLGVVDVALSKIVKMIVG from the coding sequence GTGGAAAAGCTTAAAAAATTTATTCAAGAGGTAAAAGAGGAGCTTAAGAAGGTAGTTTGGCCTACGAAGAATGAAACTATACAGATAACAGTAGTGGTTGTTGTTATGGTGATTCTTGTGTCTGCGTTTTTGGGTGTTGTAGATGTGGCTCTTTCTAAAATAGTAAAAATGATTGTAGGGTAA
- the rpmG gene encoding 50S ribosomal protein L33, producing the protein MREIITLACTECKNRNYTTTKNKKTMQGKLELKKYCKHCRKHTLHKETK; encoded by the coding sequence ATGAGAGAAATTATAACGCTCGCTTGTACTGAGTGCAAAAATAGAAATTATACTACAACAAAAAATAAGAAAACAATGCAGGGAAAACTCGAATTAAAAAAATATTGTAAACACTGTCGTAAACATACTCTGCATAAAGAAACTAAATAG
- the tuf gene encoding elongation factor Tu — protein sequence MAKAKFERKKPHVNVGTIGHVDHGKTTLTAAITRVLSTKGFAEFTDYDNIDKAPEERERGITIATAHVEYESETRHYAHVDCPGHADYVKNMITGAAQMDGAILVVSAADGPMPQTREHILLARQVGVPYIVVFMNKVDMVDDEELLELVELEVRDLLSTYEFPGDEVPVIKGSALKALENPEDEKWAQPIWDLIKAMDEYIPLPERDIDKPFLMPIEDVFSISGRGTVVTGRVERGKVKVGDEVEIVGLRETQKTVVTGVEMFRKILDEGVAGDNIGVLLRGIKKDEVERGQVLAEPGSITPHRKFKCEAYILTKEEGGRHTPFFSGYRPQFYFRTTDVTGVITLPEGVEMVMPGDNISCEVELIQPIAMEQGLRFAIREGGRTVGAGVVTEIIE from the coding sequence ATGGCAAAGGCAAAGTTCGAGAGGAAGAAACCTCACGTAAACGTAGGTACAATAGGTCACGTAGACCATGGTAAGACGACATTGACAGCAGCGATTACAAGAGTGTTGTCTACTAAAGGTTTTGCAGAGTTTACAGATTATGATAATATTGATAAGGCTCCAGAGGAGAGAGAAAGAGGTATTACAATTGCGACAGCTCACGTAGAGTATGAGAGTGAGACAAGACACTATGCACACGTAGACTGTCCTGGTCACGCTGACTACGTAAAGAACATGATTACTGGTGCTGCACAGATGGATGGTGCTATCTTGGTAGTGAGTGCAGCAGATGGTCCAATGCCTCAGACAAGAGAACATATTCTTTTGGCTAGACAGGTAGGTGTTCCATATATTGTAGTATTTATGAACAAAGTAGATATGGTAGATGATGAGGAATTGCTTGAGTTAGTAGAGCTTGAGGTTAGAGATTTACTTAGCACTTATGAGTTCCCAGGTGATGAAGTGCCAGTAATTAAAGGTAGTGCATTGAAAGCGTTGGAGAATCCAGAAGATGAGAAGTGGGCACAGCCTATCTGGGATTTAATAAAAGCTATGGATGAGTATATTCCATTGCCAGAGAGAGATATAGATAAGCCATTCTTGATGCCAATAGAGGACGTATTTAGTATTTCAGGTAGGGGTACAGTTGTAACAGGTAGAGTAGAGAGAGGTAAAGTTAAAGTAGGAGACGAAGTAGAGATCGTAGGATTGAGAGAGACTCAGAAGACAGTAGTTACTGGTGTAGAGATGTTCCGTAAGATTTTGGATGAGGGTGTAGCTGGAGATAACATTGGTGTGTTATTGAGAGGTATTAAGAAGGATGAGGTTGAGCGTGGTCAGGTATTGGCTGAGCCAGGTAGTATAACACCACACAGGAAGTTTAAGTGTGAGGCGTATATATTGACTAAGGAAGAAGGTGGACGTCATACCCCATTTTTCAGTGGATACAGACCACAGTTCTACTTTAGGACAACAGACGTTACAGGTGTGATTACATTGCCAGAGGGCGTAGAGATGGTAATGCCAGGGGACAACATCAGCTGTGAGGTAGAGTTGATCCAGCCAATCGCGATGGAGCAAGGGTTGAGATTTGCTATTCGTGAAGGTGGTAGGACAGTAGGTGCTGGTGTTGTTACTGAAATTATTGAATAG
- the rplA gene encoding 50S ribosomal protein L1, with the protein MPRRGKKYLEALKQVDKDKAYDLREAIDLAKKIAFANFDETVDVAVKLGVDPRHADQMVRGSVSLPHGTGKQVKVLVFAKGEKAKEAEEAGADFVGDEDLAKKIQEGWLDFDKAVATPDMMPVVGKLGRILGPRGLMPNPKIGTVTNNVKEIVQQLKAGMIEYRVDKAGIVHAPVGKKSFDTEKLLENIITLMDSLIKAKPASAKGQYVRGMYISTTMGPGIKVDHQKVVNEL; encoded by the coding sequence ATGCCAAGAAGAGGTAAAAAATATTTAGAAGCATTGAAGCAGGTCGATAAAGATAAAGCATACGATCTGCGAGAGGCTATAGACCTCGCCAAAAAAATTGCTTTTGCAAATTTTGATGAAACTGTTGATGTGGCAGTAAAACTTGGGGTAGATCCTCGCCATGCTGATCAAATGGTGAGAGGATCTGTTAGTTTACCTCATGGCACAGGTAAGCAGGTAAAAGTGTTGGTTTTTGCCAAAGGTGAAAAGGCAAAAGAAGCGGAAGAAGCAGGAGCAGACTTTGTAGGTGATGAAGATCTTGCAAAGAAGATTCAGGAAGGCTGGCTTGATTTTGACAAAGCCGTAGCCACCCCAGATATGATGCCAGTGGTAGGTAAGTTGGGTAGAATTCTTGGTCCAAGGGGTTTGATGCCAAACCCAAAAATAGGAACTGTTACAAATAATGTAAAAGAAATTGTTCAGCAATTAAAAGCAGGTATGATTGAGTATCGTGTTGATAAAGCAGGTATTGTTCATGCACCTGTTGGTAAAAAAAGTTTTGACACTGAAAAGTTGTTGGAAAATATTATCACACTTATGGATTCTCTTATTAAAGCAAAACCTGCATCAGCTAAAGGGCAATATGTAAGAGGAATGTATATTTCTACTACAATGGGCCCTGGTATAAAAGTAGATCATCAAAAGGTAGTGAACGAGCTCTAA
- the rplJ gene encoding 50S ribosomal protein L10, translated as MKKSDKIALVNDLTEKVSKANALYLANYKGLTYNELNTIRQALKVQGNDFRVVKNRLLKIALKNNNIENLDALLVDQTAVAIIFDEPTTAAKEFKKFDKEFKSFEIKGGYIDGQALSKEEVIALADIPSREELLAKMLGSMSAPARNFVSLLANIPRSLLNVLNAIKEKKENN; from the coding sequence TTGAAAAAAAGTGACAAAATAGCACTTGTCAATGATTTAACTGAGAAGGTTTCTAAAGCAAATGCACTTTATTTAGCTAATTATAAAGGGCTTACTTATAATGAGCTTAATACTATAAGACAGGCCCTTAAAGTACAGGGAAACGACTTTAGAGTCGTTAAAAATAGACTTTTAAAGATTGCTTTAAAAAATAATAATATAGAAAATCTTGATGCTCTGCTGGTGGACCAAACAGCAGTAGCTATAATTTTTGATGAACCTACCACTGCGGCAAAAGAGTTTAAAAAATTTGATAAAGAGTTCAAAAGTTTCGAAATAAAGGGTGGCTATATTGACGGTCAGGCTTTAAGTAAAGAGGAAGTGATTGCTCTTGCTGATATTCCAAGCAGAGAAGAACTTCTTGCAAAAATGCTCGGAAGTATGTCTGCTCCAGCAAGAAACTTTGTATCGCTTCTTGCCAATATTCCAAGAAGCCTGCTTAATGTGCTTAATGCAATTAAAGAAAAAAAAGAAAATAATTAA